The Bifidobacterium asteroides genomic interval CCTGCTGGGGGCCTTGGCCTATCTGCTGCCGGCCCTGGGCGCGCCCATCGGCCCCGCCGGGGTACCCTCGCACGTCTCCACCGACCCGGCCAACCTGCCCTACTACGCGCTGCGCTCCCTCTTCCGCATGTTCACGGCCCTGATCATCTCCCTGGTCTTCGCCTTCCTCTACGGGCTGGCCGCCGCGCGCTCCCGCCGCCTGGGCGCCGTGCTCATCCCCCTGCTGGACATCCTGCAGTCGGTGCCCGTCCTGGGCTTTCTGTCGGCCACCATCTCCATCTGGCTGGTCCTCTTCCCCGGGTCCATCATGGGCGTGGAGGCGGCCTCCATCTTCGCCATCTTCACCAGCCAGGCCTGGAACATGGCCTTCTCCTTCTATAACTCCCTGACCAGCGAGCCCTCCGACCTGGACGAGGCGGTGAGGCTGATGCGCCTGACCCGCTGGCAGCGCTTCTGGAAGCTGGATGTGCCCAACTCCATGATCCCCCTGCTCTGGAACTGCATGATGAGCATGGGCGGCGGCTGGTTCTTCCTGACCGCCTCCGAGATGATCTCGGTCAACAACAGGACCCTGGCCCTGCCCGGCATCGGCTCCTTCGTGGAGGAGGCCACCGCCGAGCAGGACCTGGGCAAGGTGGGGCTGGCCATCCTGACCATGATCGTGGTGGTGCTGCTGATTGACTTCCTGCTCTGGAAGCCGCTGACCGCCTGGGCCGAGAAGTTCCGCTACACCAGCAGCCAGTCCACCGAGCCCCGGCGCAGCCTGGTGCTGACGATCATCCGCCTGTCCGGGGTCAAGGACCTGCTGGGCCTGGTGGGCCATCCCCTGGCCGACCTGCTGGACCGGATCACCCGCCCCCTGGGCCGCACCGGGGCGCGCTGGAGCCGTGGAGGCGGACGCAGGCGGGCAAGCGACCTGGTCTGGTGGGTCTGCCTGGCCCTGATCGGTCTGTGGGGTCTCTGGCAGCTGGACCGCCTGGTCATCCGCCCGCTGGGCCTGGGCGAGGTCGGCCACGTCTTCCAGCTGGGCCTGCTGACCTTCCTGCGAGTGCTGATCCTGATGGTGGTCTGCACCATCGTCTGGGTGCCCATCGGTGCCCTGATCGGCATGAATCCGCGCATCTCCCGCTATCTGCAGCCCCTGGTGCAGATCCTGGCCTCCTTCCCGGCCAACTTCATCTTCCCCTTCGTCACCATGGTCTTCATCATCTGGCGGATC includes:
- a CDS encoding ABC transporter permease; the encoded protein is MLRSPLNDDRSQASRSTRIWTGLAVAIGALVLLGALAYLLPALGAPIGPAGVPSHVSTDPANLPYYALRSLFRMFTALIISLVFAFLYGLAAARSRRLGAVLIPLLDILQSVPVLGFLSATISIWLVLFPGSIMGVEAASIFAIFTSQAWNMAFSFYNSLTSEPSDLDEAVRLMRLTRWQRFWKLDVPNSMIPLLWNCMMSMGGGWFFLTASEMISVNNRTLALPGIGSFVEEATAEQDLGKVGLAILTMIVVVLLIDFLLWKPLTAWAEKFRYTSSQSTEPRRSLVLTIIRLSGVKDLLGLVGHPLADLLDRITRPLGRTGARWSRGGGRRRASDLVWWVCLALIGLWGLWQLDRLVIRPLGLGEVGHVFQLGLLTFLRVLILMVVCTIVWVPIGALIGMNPRISRYLQPLVQILASFPANFIFPFVTMVFIIWRIDINWGSILLMALGTQWYILFNVIAGASAIPDDLLEMSRSLGQNRWQRWKTLILPALFGSWCTGGITAAGGAWNASIVSEVVSYGKTELTAKGLGAYIAQVTATGDTPRIILGVAVMSIFVVLADRFFWSPLQSLAQRRYSLT